TTATTTCATGTTTCGGATTAGCGACTAGAAATCAATGAAATTAAGCATCTTCAGCAATGAAAAAAGTACGTTGATTTCCCCGTGTTACTATGGGGAAGCCTCTCCGCAACGCAAGCAAGTCGGGGCGGTCATTAGTTCCCGCCAACGACGGCCGGAAACGACAGACGTACTTGCATACATACCCCCCAAGCCATTCTTCCGGCATCAAGGCATCCCAAGCGCATCATCTTTAATCAAAGGTTTTAAACTAGGGGCGTCAGCTTAATCTTCCTTTGAATGCGGTCAAGCGTGATCAACGGTTGGGGATAGCATCACAATGGGAGCGTCGGAGTCCAAGCTTGTCTTCAAGCAAGGAATCTTTCGCCTTTCTGAGGAAAGAGATATTCCTGCTGATGATCCTTACTGGACCAGGGTTTGTCACTTCATATATCACTCCATTTAACTTAGCTGTGACTGACTATTTGACCCCAAAGTTCTGGGAATTGCCAGAATCGTCCGAAGATGTCTTCAGCTTGTTCACCCCCGCGGACATTCGACGAACGCGCGACAATGCACTATCGAACTTCGAGACCCTACTATTGTCCATAACCTCTCGCCTCACAGTCCTAAAGAATCACCCTTCGTTTCCGGATCCAGAACTCGCTCCTCCTAAAGACGCACTCAACTGTATCCGGATCCTGACCAGAGTCCTTCCCTTTATTTACGAGGCCGAACATCTGGAAGATTGGGAGGAGAAGTTCTTCTGGTCACGTCGCAGGAAGAAGACTAGACAGGCGCAAATTTCGTCCGAGGTCCTTTTCGATGAAGCGCAAGCTGAAGAGCAGCGGGACCGGGCATCGCCGCGAGCTGATGATTATGAGGACATGAAGCCGTTGGCGGAGGAGATCATTGATACGCTTATGGACCTTCTGTTTTACACGGACTTTACGATCCCTCAAATATCGACAGCAACTAGCAAGGTTTCCCATTCCATCTGGCAGAGTGGTGTTGGTTGCAATACGTCAATGGGGTCGAATAAGGAACTGGAGAATAATCGTTGTGAGATCCTTCGGCTGTTACTTACGTTGAATTCTAAGGCGATGTACATTTCATCAAGTAAGTGCTGCGACTTATGTTCTTCTCTGAATCAGCTGACATTTCGCAAGGTGTGCTTCCGGTACAAGGAGTGAAGGCCATTACGTACATAACTACATGCCACGACAAGCAGACGGTCTTGACGCTGTTATGCTCGCTATTGAATACAGTATGTATACGAATGTTAGTATCTGGAAGATCGATACTCACCCGATACAGGCGGTCAAATACAACCCTGCTTCCTGGAGAGTGCCATATGATCACGTCGTATGGAAAGATCCCAAACAAATTCTAGTCATCTATTGCTTGCAGCTTTTGctcgttcttcttctgtaTCCGATTCCTGAAGATGGCCGCGGCGCTCCCCCTAAGAACTACTACCGTCACTACTTTGGGCGGCTGCACAGGCCCCAAGATTTCCAATTCCTTGTTGATGGAATGACCAGAATTCTAAACCAACCAGTAAGTCACGTCAACGAATTAAATTATACCCTGCTAATGTTTGGATCACAGATGCAAGCGACGAACTCTTACCTTCCCGGTAGCCAACGCTCCGTGAAATGGGCACCGGAAATGCTAATGCTCTTTTGGGAGGCTTTGCAGTGCAACAAGCGCTTTCGATCATTCATGATTGATTCAAATCGCGCTCATGACTTTGTTATTCTCTGCCTCTTCTATGCAATTGAGTACAAGGCCGACCCGTCCAAACAAGGAATGGTCCGAATGTGCATCTTCATTCTGCAGACAATGAGCGTCGAGTCCAATTTTGGGAAGAGTTTGAATAAGAAGTTCGAGGCTCAAGATACCTTGCCTCAAAGCATCCATATTCCTAACTTCAGAGGCTCATACGCGGATTACCTTATTATGGTTTGTTCATCCTTGGACCATTCAGTGATCACTGCTAACGTTAATAGTCTATTCACACCCTAATCACCACGAGTAAAGGGATGCTAAACGCGGTCTATCCTGCTCTTCTGGCTGTCACCAACAACATAGCTCCATATGTGGAACATTTGTCACCGGGAGCATGCTCAAGGATCTTGCAGCTCTTCTCATCAATGTCGACACCTAGCTTCCTATTGGCCAATGAAACGAATCACAAACTTCTTGCCTCGATTCTTGAGTCAATCAACTCTATTCTTGAACATCAATTCTCCAGTATGTTCCGAGTGGCAGTTCTCAATATCGGAACCATGGCTAATAATGTACAGATAACCCATATCTTGTGTACGCCATTTTGAAATACCGTAAGCGCTTCGAAGCTGTCCGTACTTTCACACTTGAGAGTGGTCAGCAAGAAATTGAACGTCAAAATGAGAGGAGAAAAGCGAAAAATAGCTTTGACTCGCTCGCCAGCACTACCCCGTCGCAGTCATCAGAAGACCTCCATGCTTCTGATCCACGATCCTCCCTAAGCCGTATACCAGAAGAAAATGGTCCTTTTGCCATCGGTGGGGATGATGATTCTgatgatgaacaagatgGCGAGAACACTGCGCCACAATCTACTCAGACTTCTCGGAGACCTTCGGTGTCATCAATGGTGGACGAGAGCGTCCCGCTTCAGCTTCGCGGAATGTCCGAAAAGGCACGGGGAAAGATGCCAGCGGGACATCCAACCTTCTCTCGGCAAAACAGCATGACAAGCCAAAGCAGCGTGTCCGGTAGCCTAGCGGTATCTCCCAACGGTTTCACACCAACTGCTGCCTGGGTAAGCAAAATCCTTTAATCGTTATTTTTTTTGTACTGACGATAGCGCGTCTAGCTTGAATCATGGTTACCAGAGCTCCCTCTTCATACCGTCCTCACTATCATTTCTGCAATTACACCTCATGTGCCCGAGTCCGCGTTCCAAACGGTTTCAAACCCAGAGGCCCGTACTCTAATCTCCAACATCTCGTCTTTCGAGGAAGATCCTGCAATCCGGACGATTATCTCAGAGCCTTCGCCCATCCGCGTTCATTCCTTTGAGTGGTCCCCACTTTCGATGGGATGGTATGAGTCCCTACTTTGGGGATTCATTTTCTCCAGTGAAATGGTCGTTGGCACTGCGTCCGGTGCGACACCAGGCACTGTCGGTGTCTGGAATGGAACAGGCGTTCGGTTGTTCAAGGTCCAAGAGGCAGCCGCTCAGGGGCCCACGTTGCTTGCACCCAAGGGCGCGGTTGATGCTGTTGGAAGCAATCTAGTTCAACGTATTGGAAACTTGAGTCTCCGACGCACCAGCACGCAGGAATCTCAGAATGGTTCCAGACCAGCAAGCATTCGGGAGGTCTGACCTACATTAGCTGATGTCCTCAGCTTTACAGATAATATGGGAACGGGCTATGTATTTCAAAAGTGTGATATTTTCGATGATTCCTGTTTCGCTATGATACCTGACTGGCGTTGTCGCAACGCGATTGGGCTGGGGCTTTTCTTCAACAGGGCTATGGTTTTAATCAATACGTATTTCTTGTGGTTACGTGTTTCGAGGTGAACGGGCGTCGGAGAGGCCCGATTGGGCGGATGTCTGATGATCGTAGATACAGTCGGTTACTAGTATACGCCCAGTTACCACTGTTATATGTACATAATTTCATTTCTTCCAGTCTCAATACACTTCATTTCTTTGGCCTTTCTTTGAATTCTTGCCCTTACCGTTGATCTCGATGGCAGTGCCTCACGTGACTTGGTGCCTGGACCGCTAAATACGAAGTAAACAACTGCTACAGCGACAACTACTCAGGGGTCAACTTTAGTACTGGGACATCCAATTCTTCTGAGCCGCTAAATATTCAAAGATACTTACACGGAATTGGATCGAATCGCTCTCACAATGAGGCTATCCCTTTTCATCGCGGGTGCTTTTGTATCCGCCGTTACCGGCATCTCCCCGGAATTCCAGAATGTCCTTCAAAATACACACAAAAGCAACGAATATGAATACCCTACGGATTTTACGAGGGGGATAATGCCTGTGAGTCTAGCGTCTTTCTGCGTGCTCAACTGATGTACCGAAAGACTGACGAATAGCGGAACAAGATCCCAGTTCATTCGCACAAGTGAGTCCAGGTCCCTGGTTATAGTTGGAGAAGAGCCAAGTCGCTAACGTTTTGACAGTGATTATTGGAGAGATATTCCATTCTATACCGGTCTTTCGAAGGGGTGTATATCTACTGAGGCGGATGTTTGGCTGTACAATGGCACTCTTTTTGTGAGTTCGACGTATCTGGCTTCTTTTTCTAGGAATTGTCTGTGCTGaactttatataggtcggtCATGATGAATCCTCTTTGACAGACACGCGCACTTTGGAGTCCCTCTATATAAATCCGATCCTGGATGTCCTCAGACGTCAGAATCCTGAGAGTCGGTTTGTATCTGAGCCTACGAAACAGTACGTCCGCGCTCTTTTAGATCAGGGATGTGAATGGTCTGGTCTAACTAAAACAGCGGCGTCTTCGACACTGTCAGAGATCAGACCCTTTACTTCTTCATTGATGTGAAGACTTCCGGCCCCGAGACATTTGACGCTGTCATCTCGGCACTGAAACCACTCCGTGAGAAGGGCTATCTCACATACTTGAAGGACAACAGGACCGTCAACTACGGACCCGTCACCGTCATCGGTACAGGCAACACGCCCCTCAATAAGGTGGCCTCTACTCCAGACCGAGACTACTTCTTTGACGCACCGTTGGATGCTTTGGATGACCCGCAGTACGAGAAAATCACATCTCAAATCTCTCCCATTGCATCTGCCAGCTTCAAGGATGCCGTCGGGGTCATAACTTCTGACACGGATCCTATCCTGAACGATGAGCAGACGAAGGCACTTCGTTCGCAGATTACTGTTGCGAAGGAGAGGGGAATTGGGGCTAGGTATTGGGAGACACCGTATTATCCGATTAGAACGAGAAACCTTGTTTGGCGGACGTTGCTCCGGGAGGGCGTTACGTTGCTGAATGCCGATGATTTGGAGGCTGTTGGGGAATTGTTTTGATTTAGAGTAGTACAAACACCATTTTCCGACCCTCCGCGCAGTTATCCGGTGAATGTCTGCATTCCCGGTATAACTATACTGCCATGTTCAGGAAGCGACATAAAAATTCAGGATGCATCCCATCTTCGTTGTATCCAAACATCTCGATTATTCTAACCCTTATTCTCTAAAGCCTTTCCGAGGAAATATTATCTCGAAAGCGCGGAGTCGCGCGAGTATCACTCCCATATTCTTTACGATCCCCATTCTTCATATATCATAGCTCTCATCAAGTTTAGTTCATTATTGCCAGACCAACCCTACCGCAAACCAACAGGCCTGCTAGTGAGTCAAAGTTTATCAGACATGGCGTTGTCCGCACCTACTTTGGTATAGTTAATTCCTCATTTATTTCCTGCAGTGGACGGGTGTTCGTCTTCGATCAGTGTCCGAGCCAGCCAACTCCCCCACGTCGCCCGAAAAGATTTCGATGGGGTAACAACTCAATCAAAATGATCTGTCATTTCGCTCATCCAACGCATCTTCGGAAGCGTGGAAGGCATGCTTGCGTTAGCGGCATTTCACGAGGACAGGAAGAAACGAGACCTGCTCTACTGAACAACGTCCCTAAGCTATCGAAGACCAGCTACAGATGTCACCCATGACATCGCTCATTGACATTATGCGAGAACCCGGTTCATCCGTTCTCAGGATAGTCCATCATCCGCGATGATTTTGTAC
This sequence is a window from Aspergillus chevalieri M1 DNA, chromosome 5, nearly complete sequence. Protein-coding genes within it:
- a CDS encoding Hid1 family protein (COG:S;~EggNog:ENOG410PHI6;~InterPro:IPR026705;~PFAM:PF12722,PF09742;~TransMembrane:1 (i296-313o)) — its product is MGASESKLVFKQGIFRLSEERDIPADDPYWTRFWELPESSEDVFSLFTPADIRRTRDNALSNFETLLLSITSRLTVLKNHPSFPDPELAPPKDALNCIRILTRVLPFIYEAEHLEDWEEKFFWSRRRKKTRQAQISSEVLFDEAQAEEQRDRASPRADDYEDMKPLAEEIIDTLMDLLFYTDFTIPQISTATSKVSHSIWQSGVGCNTSMGSNKELENNRCEILRLLLTLNSKAMYISSSVLPVQGVKAITYITTCHDKQTVLTLLCSLLNTAVKYNPASWRVPYDHVVWKDPKQILVIYCLQLLLVLLLYPIPEDGRGAPPKNYYRHYFGRLHRPQDFQFLVDGMTRILNQPMQATNSYLPGSQRSVKWAPEMLMLFWEALQCNKRFRSFMIDSNRAHDFVILCLFYAIEYKADPSKQGMVRMCIFILQTMSVESNFGKSLNKKFEAQDTLPQSIHIPNFRGSYADYLIMSIHTLITTSKGMLNAVYPALLAVTNNIAPYVEHLSPGACSRILQLFSSMSTPSFLLANETNHKLLASILESINSILEHQFSNNPYLVYAILKYRKRFEAVRTFTLESGQQEIERQNERRKAKNSFDSLASTTPSQSSEDLHASDPRSSLSRIPEENGPFAIGGDDDSDDEQDGENTAPQSTQTSRRPSVSSMVDESVPLQLRGMSEKARGKMPAGHPTFSRQNSMTSQSSVSGSLAVSPNGFTPTAAWLESWLPELPLHTVLTIISAITPHVPESAFQTVSNPEARTLISNISSFEEDPAIRTIISEPSPIRVHSFEWSPLSMGWYESLLWGFIFSSEMVVGTASGATPGTVGVWNGTGVRLFKVQEAAAQGPTLLAPKGAVDAVGSNLVQRIGNLSLRRTSTQESQNGSRPASIREV
- a CDS encoding uncharacterized protein (COG:S;~EggNog:ENOG410PKH3;~InterPro:IPR017946;~SECRETED:SignalP(1-17);~go_function: GO:0008081 - phosphoric diester hydrolase activity [Evidence IEA];~go_process: GO:0006629 - lipid metabolic process [Evidence IEA]) — encoded protein: MRLSLFIAGAFVSAVTGISPEFQNVLQNTHKSNEYEYPTDFTRGIMPIPVHSHNDYWRDIPFYTGLSKGCISTEADVWLYNGTLFVGHDESSLTDTRTLESLYINPILDVLRRQNPESRFVSEPTKHGVFDTVRDQTLYFFIDVKTSGPETFDAVISALKPLREKGYLTYLKDNRTVNYGPVTVIGTGNTPLNKVASTPDRDYFFDAPLDALDDPQYEKITSQISPIASASFKDAVGVITSDTDPILNDEQTKALRSQITVAKERGIGARYWETPYYPIRTRNLVWRTLLREGVTLLNADDLEAVGELF